One window from the genome of Bdellovibrionales bacterium encodes:
- a CDS encoding DoxX family protein, with translation MKSLIAKYSVALKKGNTYSWTILIVRLVVGLAMMMHGWMKIQNPFSWMGPDAPVPGIFQGLAALSEFGGGLAWILGLLTPLASLGMFFTMAVAASTHMGRGDAFVGTPPTYELALVYCVLSLFIMLNGPGKFSADYKIFSR, from the coding sequence ATGAAATCACTCATCGCGAAATATTCTGTCGCCCTCAAAAAAGGGAATACTTACTCTTGGACTATTCTCATTGTCCGTCTCGTCGTTGGCTTAGCCATGATGATGCATGGCTGGATGAAAATTCAAAACCCTTTTAGCTGGATGGGCCCTGATGCTCCGGTACCGGGAATCTTCCAAGGACTTGCTGCGCTCTCGGAATTTGGCGGAGGTCTCGCTTGGATTTTAGGTCTTTTGACTCCACTTGCATCTTTGGGAATGTTCTTCACAATGGCAGTGGCCGCTTCGACTCATATGGGTCGTGGCGATGCTTTTGTAGGAACACCGCCAACCTATGAGCTGGCTTTGGTCTACTGTGTTCTTAGCCTTTTCATCATGCTGAACGGCCCAGGGAAGTTCTCGGCCGACTATAAGATTTTTTCCCGCTAA
- a CDS encoding alpha/beta hydrolase: MIRLGLFFAFLSLILACSHKAVETKIPISPQKGFDAELSNYAYPFPVEYFKLNAQGQDLKMAYMDLKPAQAAQDTIVLLHGKNFTGAYFAQLANALVAKNFRVIIPDQIGFGKSTKPKSFQYSFQALATNTDALMESLGIHKYRVFGHSMGGMVATRLSLMHPEKVTRLYLVNPIGLEDWKTMTSYRTIDENYKSELASTPEKAKAYQQENYYGGSWRPEYDKWVEVPRGWMEGPDYPLIAWNSALTSDMIFTQPVVYEFKNLKQPTVLVVGQKDRTAIGRAWAPEGMKKKMGDYPKLGRQVAKMIPKATLIEIKNVGHLPFIEDFDGFWKVFEPNLK; the protein is encoded by the coding sequence ATGATTCGCTTGGGGCTCTTCTTCGCATTTCTCTCTCTGATTCTCGCCTGCTCGCACAAGGCTGTTGAGACAAAAATACCCATTTCACCACAAAAAGGTTTCGACGCAGAACTGAGTAATTATGCCTATCCGTTCCCGGTGGAATACTTCAAATTGAACGCTCAGGGACAAGATTTAAAAATGGCCTACATGGACCTGAAACCCGCTCAAGCAGCGCAAGACACCATTGTCCTACTCCATGGGAAGAACTTCACCGGCGCTTACTTTGCTCAGCTCGCTAATGCCCTTGTGGCAAAGAATTTCCGGGTGATCATTCCCGATCAGATCGGCTTTGGCAAATCAACAAAACCAAAGAGCTTCCAATATTCTTTCCAAGCTCTGGCTACGAATACAGATGCGCTGATGGAAAGTCTCGGCATTCACAAGTATCGCGTTTTCGGACACTCGATGGGTGGGATGGTCGCAACTCGCTTAAGCCTCATGCATCCAGAGAAAGTCACTCGTTTGTATTTGGTTAATCCGATTGGACTTGAGGACTGGAAAACCATGACGAGCTATCGCACGATTGATGAAAATTATAAATCAGAGCTCGCAAGCACCCCCGAGAAAGCCAAAGCCTATCAGCAAGAAAATTATTACGGCGGCTCTTGGAGGCCCGAGTATGACAAATGGGTTGAAGTGCCTCGCGGTTGGATGGAAGGACCCGACTATCCCCTGATCGCATGGAACTCTGCCCTGACTTCAGACATGATTTTCACTCAGCCGGTCGTTTATGAGTTTAAGAATCTCAAGCAGCCTACAGTGCTAGTGGTTGGACAAAAAGACCGCACCGCTATCGGCAGAGCATGGGCGCCTGAGGGAATGAAAAAGAAAATGGGCGATTATCCAAAGCTGGGCCGCCAAGTGGCGAAGATGATTCCAAAGGCAACACTGATTGAAATCAAGAACGTCGGTCATCTGCCTTTCATTGAGGATTTTGATGGCTTTTGGAAAGTATTCGAGCCAAATTTGAAGTAA
- a CDS encoding homogentisate 1,2-dioxygenase, translating into MEKQYLSGFGNHFSSEARPHALPLNQNSPQVAPQGLYAEQLSGTAFTAPRAHNLASWLYRIRPSVMHKPFVPMKELTEKTLFKPKHINPNQMRWNPLPLPAAPQDFVESLRTVCGIGSAIEQRGLHIHLYAFNKVMGSRYFMDADGDMMFVLQSGSIQVKTEMGIIDAEPGEIVVVPRGVKFQVNPLSSVCRGYVGENFGAPFRLPDLGPIGANGLAHPRHFETPHAAFEDIEAKIELIGKFSDQLWSAEMNHSPLDVVAWHGNYVPFKYDLRKFNTINTVSFDHPDPSIFTVLTSPSDTLGTANVDFVIFPPRWMVGEHTFRPPYFHRNCMSEYMGLIYGVYDAKTSGGFVPGGGSLHNFYSAHGPDADTFEKASSADLKPHKLENTLAFMFESRAPYMLTDFAMQKDFLQEDYQDCWQGFKKNFK; encoded by the coding sequence ATGGAAAAACAATACTTGTCAGGCTTTGGAAATCACTTTTCGTCAGAGGCACGCCCTCATGCATTGCCACTAAATCAAAACTCTCCGCAGGTTGCACCGCAGGGACTTTATGCTGAACAACTGAGTGGCACGGCCTTCACCGCACCACGTGCTCACAATTTGGCAAGCTGGCTTTATCGTATTCGTCCTTCTGTTATGCACAAACCCTTTGTGCCGATGAAAGAGCTGACTGAGAAGACTCTTTTCAAGCCAAAACACATTAATCCAAATCAAATGCGTTGGAATCCGCTTCCACTTCCTGCAGCTCCGCAAGATTTCGTTGAAAGCTTGCGCACTGTTTGCGGCATCGGTTCTGCTATTGAGCAAAGAGGTCTGCATATTCACCTCTATGCATTCAATAAAGTGATGGGTTCTCGTTACTTCATGGATGCCGATGGTGACATGATGTTTGTGCTGCAGTCGGGATCTATTCAGGTGAAAACTGAAATGGGGATCATCGATGCGGAACCGGGCGAGATCGTGGTTGTTCCACGCGGTGTGAAGTTTCAAGTAAATCCATTGTCATCTGTTTGCCGTGGTTATGTCGGTGAAAACTTTGGTGCGCCTTTCCGTTTGCCGGATTTGGGCCCGATCGGTGCTAATGGTCTTGCACATCCTCGTCACTTTGAAACTCCGCACGCGGCCTTCGAAGATATCGAAGCTAAGATCGAGTTGATCGGTAAGTTCTCTGATCAGCTATGGAGTGCAGAGATGAATCACTCACCACTCGATGTTGTTGCTTGGCACGGGAACTATGTTCCATTCAAGTACGATCTTCGTAAATTCAACACCATCAACACTGTGAGCTTTGACCATCCGGATCCTTCGATCTTTACAGTTCTGACTTCACCAAGTGATACGCTTGGAACTGCGAACGTGGATTTTGTGATCTTCCCGCCACGTTGGATGGTGGGTGAACACACCTTCCGTCCGCCGTACTTCCATCGTAATTGCATGAGCGAGTACATGGGTCTGATCTATGGCGTGTACGACGCAAAGACCAGCGGTGGCTTTGTTCCTGGTGGAGGCAGCTTACATAACTTCTATTCAGCTCACGGACCTGATGCTGATACGTTTGAAAAAGCGAGCAGCGCAGACTTGAAGCCGCACAAACTTGAAAACACTTTGGCGTTCATGTTTGAAAGCCGTGCTCCTTATATGCTGACAGACTTTGCTATGCAGAAGGATTTCCTCCAAGAGGATTATCAAGACTGCTGGCAGGGTTTTAAAAAGAACTTCAAGTAA
- a CDS encoding 4'-phosphopantetheinyl transferase superfamily protein, which yields MLAFETGDSQQKYLLQVHQFATDFSEPAESFLNLEEITYVGTLSNEKRKNEYLQTRFVLKNLLAKYMGLSPNVIQFKKVGEGKPVLMNPTVHLDFNISHSAEYFAIALTEKGEVGVDIEQIRQPQHLTQIAEKFFSPPETDLIKQEADPAKQTEIFAKFWSGKEALVKTVGGGVFKNVHEVLVDETSWKIKRLPLEFGSLSDWDLQFFEAVPGYTCSVAFKSSVSS from the coding sequence ATGTTAGCCTTTGAAACCGGAGACTCTCAGCAAAAGTATCTTTTGCAGGTTCATCAGTTCGCTACGGACTTCAGTGAGCCTGCGGAGTCTTTTCTGAATTTGGAAGAGATCACTTACGTCGGCACACTCAGTAATGAAAAGCGCAAAAATGAATACCTGCAGACACGCTTTGTGCTCAAGAATCTTTTAGCGAAGTATATGGGATTAAGTCCCAATGTCATTCAATTCAAAAAGGTCGGTGAGGGCAAGCCGGTTCTGATGAATCCCACTGTACACCTTGATTTCAATATCTCCCACAGTGCTGAATACTTCGCGATCGCCCTCACTGAAAAAGGTGAGGTCGGTGTTGATATTGAGCAAATTCGCCAACCTCAGCATCTGACTCAGATCGCGGAGAAGTTCTTTTCGCCACCTGAAACAGATTTGATTAAACAAGAAGCGGATCCGGCAAAGCAAACCGAGATCTTCGCCAAGTTCTGGTCCGGCAAAGAGGCCCTTGTCAAAACTGTTGGCGGTGGTGTCTTTAAGAATGTTCACGAAGTTTTGGTCGATGAGACCAGCTGGAAAATAAAAAGGCTTCCGTTGGAATTCGGAAGCCTTTCAGATTGGGATCTACAGTTTTTTGAAGCTGTTCCCGGTTACACTTGCAGTGTCGCTTTTAAGTCTAGTGTAAGTTCTTAA